The nucleotide sequence CAGGTGTAGGGCCTGGCGCCGCTGTGCACCAGCAGGTGGCGCAGCAGGTTGCAGCTGCGGCTGAAGCTCTTGCCACACTCGGGGCACTCCTGGGGCGCCTCCACCTCCTGCCCTTGCCCTGTGTGCGTGACCAGGTGGCGTTGCAAGTGGGCATTGCGCCGGAACCTGCGGCCACAGGTCGGGCAGCTGTAGGGCCTCTCGCCTGTGTGGCTGCGACGGTGGCGGGCCAGGTTGGAGCTGTTTCGGAAGCGGTGGCCGCAGGTGTCGCAGGCATGGGGCTTCTCCCCCGTGTGGATGCGCTGGTGGCGCGCGAGGTGGGCGCTCTGGCTGAAGCCCTCGCCGCACTGGCTGCAACGGCAAGGCTTCTCTCCGGTGTGGCTGCGCAGGTGACGGACCAGGTCCTGGGTCTGGCTGAACCTCTTGCCGCACTGGCCGCAGCAGTGGGGCCGCGGGCCACCGTGCGTCAACAGGTGGCGGGCAAGGCCGGCGCGGCGCACGAAGCGCTTCCCGCACTGCGGGCAGGCGTGGGGCTTCTCGCCCGAGTGCACCTGCTGGTGGCTGACCAGCTGGGAGCTCTGGGTGAAGCTGCGGCCGCAGGCCTGGCAGGAAAAGGGACGCTCGCCCGTGTGCACGCGCCGGTGTGTCACCAGGTGCTCGCTGCGCCGGAAGGCCTTGCCACAATCCTCGCACTTGTGCGGCCTGCTCTCGCGGCCGGAGCTCGGGCTGCCCGAGGCTTCCTGCGAGGACCGGTGGTCCTTGTGGTCCTTGCCCCTGGCGTGGATCCGCAGGTGACGCTTGAGGCTGGAGCGGTGCTGGAAGGTCTGCCCGCAGTGGGAGCACAGGAAAACAGCCACCTCTGCCACTTCTGTCTTGGCCTCCGGGACACACGTGGACTTTGGGTCCTGGGCATGTGCCAGCAGGTGCTGCACCAGGCTGGAGCGGCGCTGGAAGCCCTGGCCGCACTCTGCGCACCGGAAGGCGGGCTCCGAGGAGTGTGTGAGCAGGTGCTTGGCCAGGTGCGAGCTCTGCCGGAAGCGGTGGCTGCACAGGTGGCAGGCATGGGGCCTCTCGTCCGTGTGCGTGCGCATGTGCAGCTTGAGGATGGAGCTGCGGCCGAAGCTCTTCCCGCAGCACAGGCACAGGAAGGAGCGGCCGCTGGGGTGACAGCTCAGCTGATGTGCCTGCAGACTGGAGAGCTTCGGGAAGTTCACCCCACACTCTGTGCATATGAACTGCATCTCTGCCTCTGATTCGGGAGCGCCCACGGCCACTGTGACCTCCAAAACGTCACTGCTGTCAGGACGGGTTCCTGCTTCACCAGAGCCGCCTGCCTCCTGCCCCAGCGTCTGGACAAGAGGCTCTCCTGCTACCCTAGGGCTCTCTGCCTGGGACTCCGCTGCGACAGTGGTCGGCCAGGCAGCCTCTTTGGGCTCTTCTAGTTTAAATTCCTCCCTGTCTGGTGTTCTGCTTCCAAATCCTGGGAGAGAAGCAAAGAGGAAATCAGGGGAATTGACAGAACCCAACAGTCCTGAAAGTAGAAAGAAACCAGGATCCCGTAAAGCTGGTGGTTGGGCAGAGGCTGGGAGGATCAAAAGAGAGTGTCCTTTTTCTCTACCACTTTTTGGGCCAGGCATGCTGGTTCACACCTATGTTTCCAGGCACTTCAGAggtggagaccaggaggatcagagttcaagaccagtctgggcaaaaagttagcaacaaataagccaggcgtAGTGGCATACACTGGTAACAACAGCTGGGCAGGAGGTATAGTTGGAAGGATTAGGGCCTAAGGACAGCCTGGGACAAAAACTTGAGCCTCTatgcaaaaaaataacaaaagtaaaaaaagggctgggaggttgactcaagaggtagagcactgcttcttttttattttatttttttttttccagtggggtttgaactcaaggccttaggcttgctgggtaggtgctgtacaacttgagccatggctcAGTTTAGGGCACTTCTCTAGCAAGTactgggctctgagttcaaatctcagtaccacaaaaaaagtaaaaaatggagCTGAAGCTGTGGCTCAcacagtagaacacctgcctagcaagcagaagtccCCTAGTtccaaacccagtactgcccaaaaaaagaaagaaaagtaaatcacAGAATTTGGGTCTATTAAGTACATTCATAACATTTACAACCATTACCTGTTTCCAAATGGAAACCTTgaacccattagcagtcactccctttatcacctattttctttttcctaccacctgttttaaaagcttAAAATGGACAGGCACAAGGAGtggaaaaaagagagggaggttgggaggaagggaaaaaggagagaaaaagcccatcAAAGAGGCCAGCAAGTCAGGTAGGATCTGGAGCTGCTGGCAGAGAGAGAGCCTTGGTGGTCATGACCACCTTACCAAGTGGGCGCATGGGCCAAGCCTTCTTCTCTGGGGCATCCTCAAAGGTCAGGGTCTCCTGTAAAAAAGCAAGAGATCACCAGTGAGTGAGAATAGCATGGGCTCAGGGACCTGCATGAAATGAAGCAGTTCCAGGATTAGACTGAGGAGGACACAGCTGTTAAAGCAGCAAATGGTAGAGGAAGTTCTCATGCTGGAGGACCTGGGGTAAGGGGGTGGGTACAGCTCACCAATACAGAGGCCAGCTCCTGATCTCGAGAATTCTCCTCCAGCCACAGCAAGGGGCCCTGGGGGACTGACGGCATTGTGGGAGGAAAAATTACTGTTAGAAAGCAGCACTGCCCACTCACCCAGTGACTGCAAGGACATGCCGCCGCCCCCAACCGCATCACCTTGGACCCATGAGGCCCTCCCAACTCTCTCCCACACCGCCTCTCCCCATCCAGTCTGCCTCACAGGACACCAGCTCCTCACTGCTTTCTTGCAAGGCCAGGAGTGTCCTCTGGGGTTCTGGGCTCAGCTGCTGCTTTGAACTTGGGGCAAGTCTCCACTCCCCAGGCTCAGCAGGCAGGGCAGGGCCTGGCTGGGATGGGGGCAATTCAGTCAGTGGACGCAGAGCTGGAGGCTCTTCCAAGGGCACTTCCTTTTTGGGGCTGTGGCTGGGAACCTGGGAAGAGCCCCCCTGTTCCTCCAAGATGATGACTGCATGGGAACAATTCTTGCTGGCACTGCAACTAAAGTCCTGTTGAAAACACACCTATGTTAGGAGGTGGACAGGCAGCAATCACAACCTACTGACTCCCCAGGATGGGAGAGAGGGGAGTTAGGAGGGTCAGGAGTTGGTGGATGGCGGAAAGTGGGGTACTCAGGGCAATCAGTCCCTGTCCACCCCCTGCTGTGCAGCCTGCTGCTCAGTCCTTTCTCACCAGTGGCCCCACGAAGCTAGTGTCCCGGGTCACACCctccagcagcagcaccacctccTCGCCGTCCCTAAGTGGTTGACCCTGCAGGCGGCCCAGCAGGTGTGGGGGCAGCACACTCAGGAATTGCTCCAGCACCAGCAGCTCCAGGATCTGCTTCTTTGTGTGCAGAGCTGGCTGCAGCCAATGGTTACAGAGCTCCCGCAGCCGGCCCAGGGATGCCCTTGGCCCCATGTCCTCCTGATACCGGAAGCATCTGAAAAGCTGGTGGGCCACTTCAGGCCGAGGCCTGGGCTCTGGTCGCCCGTGATCCTCCTGGCCAGCAATCTCATCCTCCTCCAGCTTGACAGCTCCAAGCTGCTCTTGCTCCAGGGCAGTCGGGGCAGGCTCTGCAAGCATCCTTCACCGTGGGGGACACTTCCAGAAGTGGACCCTGTCTCAGGTTCCTGTCCTCAGTTCTCACACCTGTGGAGCTGAAGACACTGGGTTAGGGTCTGTTTCAGGGAAACTGACTCCACCTGGCTAATATGTGCCAGGCATGGTTGGAGCACCCCTATAATCCTGGATACTCAGGAGGAGCATCTCAGTTtgagccagccccagcaaagttagtgtgagaccctatctgaaaaatatgacCTCCCCTGAGGAATCCTTTCTCCCACTGTCATGGGTGACAGCTCACCAGCAGGAATGCCCAGGTCTCAGCCTAATCAGTGCAATGAGGTCAGAGTTCTGTGTGGTCGTCCTGTCACACAGCATTTGAGACTTAACAGCGCTTTGCCCCTGCCCTTCCCTCTTTCTGATGCAGCTACTGGGAGCAGACAGCACTATGGAAGACAGGTCCTGTAAAAAATGTTTCATCTCAATCCAACATGGCCTGTAGATAGAACTTCCAGCTCATAGGGCATCGTGGGGAATAAGAAATAAgtcagccgggtgctggtggctcatgcctgtaatcctagctacttaagaggctgagatcaggaggattttggttcaagaccagctagagcaaatagtttatgagaccccccaaataagcagagcaaaaaatgatctgaggtagaacacctgctttgcaagtgtgaagccctgaattcaaactccagttccattaagaagaaagaaagaaagaaagaaggaaggaaggaagaaagaaaggaaggaagaaagaaagaagtcaaacaatTGCTTGAAGAAACAATTTAACAAACATTCCAGATACAGATTTTGTCTGGAGCGAGGGGAGAtaggaaagagtaacagagggggtgaattgaatCAAAccatattatatacatgtgtcaacatatcacaatgaacccctttGTACGATTGATACACGTTTATTTAAAAAGTGTCAGTGGGAGGCACTGTTGTACGGGAGACTTAAGAGAGGTCATGATCAAGTGGATTAACCCCGAGGCGCCCGGCCACTTGAGCCCCTCGGGACCAgatttatatactttttaaaaaggttcTCAAGGACAGTCCTGGGGTCAGTTGGGGAAATTTTAACGTGTGATGGGATACTAAATTAATGACTGTCAATTTCTAGATGAGAATTCTAGTCTTGTGAATATaagtaattctctctctcttttgtgggactggagtttgaactcggggcttctcacttgcaaagcaggcgttctactgctt is from Castor canadensis chromosome 17, mCasCan1.hap1v2, whole genome shotgun sequence and encodes:
- the Zscan10 gene encoding zinc finger and SCAN domain-containing protein 10; translated protein: MLAEPAPTALEQEQLGAVKLEEDEIAGQEDHGRPEPRPRPEVAHQLFRCFRYQEDMGPRASLGRLRELCNHWLQPALHTKKQILELLVLEQFLSVLPPHLLGRLQGQPLRDGEEVVLLLEGVTRDTSFVGPLDFSCSASKNCSHAVIILEEQGGSSQVPSHSPKKEVPLEEPPALRPLTELPPSQPGPALPAEPGEWRLAPSSKQQLSPEPQRTLLALQESSEELGPLLWLEENSRDQELASVLETLTFEDAPEKKAWPMRPLGFGSRTPDREEFKLEEPKEAAWPTTVAAESQAESPRVAGEPLVQTLGQEAGGSGEAGTRPDSSDVLEVTVAVGAPESEAEMQFICTECGVNFPKLSSLQAHQLSCHPSGRSFLCLCCGKSFGRSSILKLHMRTHTDERPHACHLCSHRFRQSSHLAKHLLTHSSEPAFRCAECGQGFQRRSSLVQHLLAHAQDPKSTCVPEAKTEVAEVAVFLCSHCGQTFQHRSSLKRHLRIHARGKDHKDHRSSQEASGSPSSGRESRPHKCEDCGKAFRRSEHLVTHRRVHTGERPFSCQACGRSFTQSSQLVSHQQVHSGEKPHACPQCGKRFVRRAGLARHLLTHGGPRPHCCGQCGKRFSQTQDLVRHLRSHTGEKPCRCSQCGEGFSQSAHLARHQRIHTGEKPHACDTCGHRFRNSSNLARHRRSHTGERPYSCPTCGRRFRRNAHLQRHLVTHTGQGQEVEAPQECPECGKSFSRSCNLLRHLLVHSGARPYTCAQCGRSFSRNSHLLRHLRTHARETLY